The following are encoded together in the Pseudomonas xantholysinigenes genome:
- the atpD gene encoding F0F1 ATP synthase subunit beta has protein sequence MSSGRIVQIIGAVIDVEFPRDAVPSVYNALKVQGAETTLEVQQQLGDGVVRTIAMGSTEGLKRGLDVVDTKAAISVPVGKATLGRIMDVLGNPIDEAGPIGEEERRGIHQPAPSFSDQAGGNDLLETGIKVIDLVCPFAKGGKVGLFGGAGVGKTVNMMELIRNIAMEHSGYSVFAGVGERTREGNDFYHEMKDSNVLDKVALVYGQMNEPPGNRLRVALTGLTMAEKFRDEGNDVLLFVDNIYRYTLAGTEVSALLGRMPSAVGYQPTLAEEMGVLQERITSTKEGSITSVQAVYVPADDLTDPSPATTFAHLDATVVLSRDIASLGIYPAVDPLDSTSRQLDPNVIGTEHYETARGVQYVLQRYKELKDIIAILGMDELSEADKQLVARARKIQRFLSQPFFVAEVFTGSPGKYVSLKDTIAGFSGILKGDYDHLPEQAFYMVGSIDEAIEKAKKL, from the coding sequence ATGAGTAGCGGACGTATCGTTCAAATCATCGGCGCCGTCATCGACGTGGAATTCCCACGTGATGCCGTGCCGAGTGTTTACAACGCGCTGAAAGTACAAGGCGCGGAAACCACCCTGGAAGTTCAGCAGCAGCTGGGCGACGGCGTGGTTCGTACCATTGCGATGGGCTCGACCGAAGGTCTGAAGCGCGGTCTGGATGTCGTTGACACCAAGGCTGCCATCTCGGTACCTGTCGGCAAGGCAACCCTGGGCCGTATCATGGACGTCCTGGGCAACCCGATCGACGAAGCCGGTCCAATCGGCGAAGAAGAGCGTCGCGGTATCCACCAGCCAGCGCCTTCGTTCTCCGACCAGGCAGGCGGCAACGACCTGCTGGAAACCGGCATCAAGGTTATCGACCTGGTCTGCCCGTTCGCCAAGGGCGGTAAGGTTGGCCTGTTCGGTGGTGCCGGCGTCGGCAAGACCGTGAACATGATGGAACTGATCCGTAACATCGCCATGGAACACAGCGGTTACTCCGTGTTCGCTGGTGTGGGTGAGCGTACTCGTGAGGGTAACGACTTCTACCACGAGATGAAGGACTCCAACGTTCTCGACAAGGTAGCGCTGGTCTACGGTCAGATGAACGAGCCACCAGGAAACCGTCTGCGCGTAGCGCTGACCGGCCTGACCATGGCTGAGAAGTTCCGTGACGAAGGTAACGACGTTCTGCTGTTCGTCGACAACATCTATCGTTACACCCTGGCCGGTACCGAAGTATCCGCACTGCTGGGCCGTATGCCTTCGGCAGTAGGTTACCAGCCGACCCTGGCCGAAGAGATGGGCGTTCTGCAAGAGCGCATCACTTCGACCAAAGAAGGTTCGATCACCTCCGTCCAGGCCGTATACGTACCTGCGGACGACCTGACCGACCCGTCGCCAGCGACTACCTTCGCCCACTTGGACGCCACCGTCGTTCTGTCCCGTGACATCGCTTCCCTGGGTATCTACCCAGCGGTCGACCCACTGGACTCGACTTCGCGCCAGCTGGACCCGAACGTGATCGGTACCGAGCACTACGAGACCGCTCGTGGCGTTCAGTATGTTCTGCAGCGCTACAAAGAGCTGAAGGACATCATCGCGATCCTGGGTATGGACGAACTGTCCGAAGCCGACAAGCAACTGGTTGCCCGCGCTCGTAAGATCCAGCGCTTCCTGTCGCAGCCGTTCTTCGTGGCCGAAGTCTTCACCGGCTCGCCAGGCAAGTACGTTTCGCTCAAGGACACCATCGCTGGCTTCAGCGGCATCCTCAAAGGTGACTACGACCACCTGCCAGAACAAGCGTTCTACATGGTCGGCAGCATCGACGAAGCGATCGAGAAAGCCAAGAAACTGTAA